The Falco cherrug isolate bFalChe1 chromosome 6, bFalChe1.pri, whole genome shotgun sequence genome window below encodes:
- the LOC102055274 gene encoding L-threonine 3-dehydrogenase, mitochondrial-like, producing MAIVKNVSRAVSQLLQSSGCGCGISTVPVRCIGVSPRQVASDASFHSVSFSESDHPRVLITGGLGQLGVGLAKLLRKRFGKNNVILSDIRKPADNIFYSGPFIYADILDYKNLREIVVNNRITWLFHYSALLSAVGEANVPLARAVNITGLHNVLDIAAEHNLRLFVPSTIGAFGPTSPRDPTPDLCIQRPRTIYGVSKVHAELMGEYYHYRYGLDFRCLRYPGVISADSQPGGGTTDYAVQIFHDAIKTGKFQCNLKPDTRLPMMYIDDCLKATLEVMEAPAEALSMRTYNISAMSFTPEELVQEVQKHVPELQVTFNVDEVRQAIADSWPMNFDDRNARRDWGWKHDYDLPELVATMFSFLGCESRIAQAN from the exons ATGGCAATTGTCAAAAACGTGAGCAGAGCTGTCAGCCAGCTGCTACAGAGCTCTGGTTGTGGATGTGGGATTTCCACTGTGCCAGTTCGATGCATTGGAGTCTCGCCTCGCCAGGTGGCCTCTGATGCCAGCTTTCACTCGGTTTCTTTTTCCGAGTCTGATCATCCTCGGGTGCTAATTACAG GTGGTCTTGGCCAGCTTGGAGTGGGACTTGCTAAGCTTCTGAG GAAACGCTTTGGAAAGAACAATGTGATCTTGTCTGACATTAGGAAGCCTGCAGATAACATTTTTTATAGTG GTCCTTTTATCTATGCGGATATCTTGGATTACAAGAATTTACGTGAGATAGTGGTGAATAATCGGATAACTTGGCTGTTCCACTATAGTGCTTTACTCAGTGCTGTTGGAGAAGCAAACGTCCCTTTGGCCAGAGCTGTAAATATTACTG GTTTACACAATGTTCTGGATATTGCAGCTGAGCATAATTTGAGGCTCTTCGTTCCAAGCACTATTGGAGCCTTTGGACCTACCTCTCCTCGAGACCCAACTCCTGATCTCTGCATTCAGAGACCAAGGACAATCTATGGAGTCTCCAAGGTTCATGCTGAGCTCATGGGAGAA TACTACCATTACCGGTATGGCTTAGACTTCCGCTGCCTGAGGTATCCAGGAGTTATATCTGCTGACTCTCAGCCTGGTGGGGGAACAACTG ATTATGCTGTCCAGATTTTCCATGATGCCATAAAGACTGGCAAATTTCAATGCAATTTAAAGCCGGACACTCGTCTCCCTATGATGTATATTGATGACTGTCTGAAAGCAACTCTAGAGGTCATGGAGGCCCCTGCAGAGGCACTGAGCATGAGGACATACAACATCAGTGCCATGAGCTTCACTCCTGAAGAGCTAGTGCAAGAGGTGCAGAAGCATGTTCCTGAGCTCCAAGTGACCTTCAATGTGGATGAAGTCAGGCAGGCCATAG CTGACAGCTGGCCGATGAACTTTGACGACAGGAACGCCCGGAGGGATTGGGGTTGGAAACACGATTATGATCTGCCAGAGTTGGTGGCTACAATGTTTAGCTTCCTTGGGTGTGAGTCCAGGATTGCTCAAGCTAACTGA